Proteins encoded in a region of the Gemmatimonadaceae bacterium genome:
- a CDS encoding GNAT family N-acetyltransferase — protein MTIELVAVDDAATRDAARDLIAEYLRWIASVAAASYGLSFDIDAMITSDIEDRAKFYPPSGRFYVIRREDANVGVGCLKRITPSVAEIQRMYVQPHVRGAGAGRLLLQQLLSDARAIGYEAVRLESLKFLSAAHALYKSVGFAEITPYADNSMTKYQPLGTMDRYRSSAVFMELRL, from the coding sequence ATGACGATCGAGCTGGTTGCCGTCGATGATGCCGCAACGCGAGACGCCGCGCGGGACCTGATTGCCGAGTATTTGCGATGGATCGCGAGCGTTGCTGCCGCGAGCTACGGCCTGTCGTTCGATATCGATGCGATGATCACGTCGGATATCGAGGATCGGGCGAAGTTCTATCCTCCGAGCGGCCGGTTCTACGTAATCCGCCGCGAGGACGCGAACGTCGGAGTCGGATGTCTCAAACGCATCACACCGTCTGTCGCCGAAATTCAGAGGATGTATGTGCAGCCGCACGTCCGAGGAGCCGGCGCCGGTCGCCTCCTGCTGCAGCAGCTTCTGTCAGACGCGCGAGCCATCGGCTACGAAGCCGTGCGGCTGGAAAGTCTGAAATTCCTGTCCGCAGCGCACGCGCTCTACAAGTCGGTTGGTTTCGCTGAAATCACTCCGTATGCCGACAACAGCATGACGAAGTATCAGCCACTCGGCACGATGGACAGGTATCGCTCCAGCGCGGTCTTCATGGAGCTGCGCCTCTGA
- a CDS encoding PadR family transcriptional regulator, giving the protein MSPSAQLLPGTLDLLILKAVSLGPLHGYGILLRISQISHGALLVGQGALYPALFRLVRQGMLKTKWGTSENNRRAKFYELTVMGRKRLGEEAESWNSLVAAIALALRAQPEGA; this is encoded by the coding sequence ATGTCCCCATCCGCGCAACTCCTCCCTGGCACGCTCGACCTCCTCATTCTCAAAGCGGTCTCGCTCGGGCCCCTCCATGGCTACGGCATCCTGCTCCGCATCAGCCAGATCTCGCACGGCGCGCTGCTCGTGGGACAAGGAGCCCTCTACCCGGCGTTGTTCCGGCTCGTCCGTCAGGGAATGCTCAAGACGAAGTGGGGCACCTCCGAGAACAATCGACGCGCCAAGTTCTACGAGCTCACTGTGATGGGGCGGAAACGGCTTGGCGAGGAAGCGGAGAGCTGGAACAGCCTCGTGGCCGCGATTGCGCTCGCGCTGCGCGCACAACCCGAGGGCGCATGA